The Vibrio tubiashii ATCC 19109 genome has a segment encoding these proteins:
- the tssK gene encoding type VI secretion system baseplate subunit TssK, translating into MSLYNPVVWQDGMFMKPQHFQQLDRSQSKLSSMLSSVASPLHWGIKRLEINSQLLALGKIGITRAEGILQDRTPFDLPLLAELPEVKDVDPSIADKVVYLCCPLPSERSEIFGSEKDDARYTIESQEAVDACYDSEDMASIAVGKLNFRLMYDHEDKSAYTSIPILKISEVKPDGSVILDETFIPTCIDIHASAVLSKFATEFASMLKHRAESIVERLGVVDQQGVSSVSDFMLLQALNRYEPLFWHYESSEGIHPESLYRTLLQAEGELSTLCSASRRPIEFTKYNHGDLTSCLSRTLDSAKMTLSVMSEQRAMPLTLKDQNYGIRTAAIPDSKLIDTTTFILAVKADVTLDVLHTQFVSQTKIGSIDNIRDLINLQLPGIEIKPMPVVPRALPYHAGYTYFELDKSGEEWAALKNTAAIAVHVAGDFANLSLQLWAVRL; encoded by the coding sequence TGGCAAGATGGAATGTTCATGAAGCCGCAACACTTTCAACAGCTCGATCGTTCGCAAAGTAAACTGTCTAGTATGCTGAGTTCTGTTGCCTCGCCACTTCATTGGGGGATCAAACGACTAGAAATTAACTCGCAATTGTTGGCGTTAGGCAAAATCGGGATTACTCGTGCTGAGGGAATACTGCAAGACAGAACGCCTTTCGATCTCCCTTTGTTAGCGGAATTGCCAGAAGTGAAAGATGTTGATCCTTCGATCGCGGACAAAGTCGTTTATCTTTGTTGCCCTCTACCCTCTGAGCGCTCAGAGATTTTTGGATCCGAAAAGGACGATGCACGTTACACCATTGAATCTCAAGAAGCGGTGGATGCGTGCTATGACTCCGAAGACATGGCGAGTATCGCCGTGGGCAAACTGAACTTCCGTTTGATGTACGATCACGAAGATAAAAGTGCTTATACTTCGATTCCGATCTTAAAAATTTCAGAAGTTAAACCTGATGGTAGTGTGATTCTTGACGAAACCTTTATTCCTACCTGTATTGATATCCATGCCTCTGCCGTTCTTAGCAAATTTGCCACTGAATTTGCTTCAATGCTCAAACACAGAGCAGAGTCTATCGTAGAAAGACTTGGTGTGGTGGATCAGCAAGGAGTGTCTTCGGTATCGGATTTTATGCTTTTGCAGGCACTTAACCGATACGAACCACTATTTTGGCATTACGAAAGCAGTGAAGGGATCCATCCAGAATCTTTGTATCGCACCCTACTTCAAGCAGAAGGTGAGCTCTCTACGTTATGCTCTGCGTCGAGACGCCCGATTGAATTTACTAAATATAATCATGGTGATTTAACTAGCTGTCTTTCACGTACCTTAGACAGTGCGAAAATGACCTTGAGTGTGATGTCTGAACAGCGGGCGATGCCACTGACCCTGAAAGATCAGAACTATGGAATCAGAACAGCTGCAATTCCTGATAGCAAGCTGATTGACACTACGACCTTTATTCTTGCGGTGAAAGCTGACGTAACACTCGATGTATTGCATACCCAGTTCGTCAGTCAGACTAAGATTGGCTCAATTGACAACATCCGCGATCTGATCAACTTGCAGTTGCCAGGTATTGAAATTAAACCAATGCCAGTTGTGCCTCGTGCCTTGCCTTACCACGCAGGTTACACCTATTTTGAACTCGATAAGAGCGGTGAAGAGTGGGCTGCATTGAAAAACACCGCAGCAATTGCAGTTCATGTTGCTGGTGATTTTGCTAACTTATCGTTGCAACTATGGGCCGTTCGTCTATGA
- the icmH gene encoding type IVB secretion system protein IcmH/DotU: MSYAETDLTVVLFQPEPGKPMEVMPPPDLSRNIAVQDLNIETMGINPLVDQFSWLIATLSCMSSIPWLDDPMPFREEVAREIRKGERKLNEMELDRASILVIRYCLCAAIDESVCRQEWGANSHWSQNSLLSEFHNETSGGDKFFIILERLKADPRKYRHVIEFLYLLLQLGFQGKYGREERGNEKLTEIGNTIYRLVRDDRLAEQEKVTLVNLKAKYLKKPLKKVISPKLILGFSALTFAVMYAATYIVIDMKFQKLLEVYQQSM; the protein is encoded by the coding sequence ATGAGTTATGCTGAAACCGATTTAACGGTAGTACTGTTCCAGCCGGAACCAGGTAAACCGATGGAGGTGATGCCACCTCCAGACTTATCGCGCAATATAGCGGTACAAGATCTTAATATCGAAACAATGGGAATCAACCCATTAGTTGACCAGTTCTCTTGGCTTATCGCCACTTTGTCTTGCATGTCTTCCATTCCATGGTTAGATGACCCAATGCCATTTCGCGAAGAAGTCGCCCGTGAGATACGTAAAGGTGAACGCAAGCTCAACGAGATGGAGCTTGACCGAGCTTCAATATTAGTTATTCGCTACTGTTTATGCGCGGCTATTGATGAATCGGTATGCCGACAGGAGTGGGGGGCGAATAGCCATTGGAGCCAGAACAGTCTTTTGTCTGAGTTTCACAATGAGACATCAGGAGGCGACAAGTTCTTCATCATTCTTGAAAGATTGAAAGCAGACCCACGAAAGTATCGCCATGTCATAGAGTTCCTTTACCTTCTACTGCAACTTGGTTTCCAAGGCAAATATGGCCGAGAAGAGCGCGGAAACGAGAAACTGACAGAGATAGGCAATACTATCTATCGCCTTGTGCGTGATGACCGCTTAGCAGAACAAGAAAAAGTCACACTGGTTAACCTAAAAGCCAAGTATTTAAAAAAACCACTTAAAAAGGTGATTTCTCCTAAGTTAATTTTGGGTTTTAGTGCGCTTACCTTCGCCGTTATGTACGCAGCAACCTACATTGTTATCGACATGAAATTCCAGAAATTACTGGAAGTGTATCAGCAGAGTATGTGA